The Acidobacteriota bacterium genome includes the window ACACCGCGCCGGCCACCCGTTCGTCCTCCACGAGCAAGGCGAGCAGGTGCCATTCAACCAGCAACGGGATATCGGCGCGCAGCACCTGCTCGTACAGCGTCTGCAGCACGACGTGCCCCGACATGTCCGCGGCATAGCAGGCGCGCGCGTACGACGAGCCACCAAGCGCGCGCTGGGCGATTCGCCCTGCACCCGTCCGCGACCACATGACGCCCAGGCGGTCGAGCTGAAGAATCACTTCCGGTGCTTCCGAGCACATCGTGTCCACGGCGTCCTGGTCCGCGAGGTAATCGGAACCTTTGATGGTGTCCGCGGCGTGCCCCTCCACGGAATCGGCCTCCGCCATCGCGGCGTTGAACCCGCCCTGGGCCGCGCCGCTATGCGACTGCGTGGGGTACACCTTGGTCGCGATCATGACGCGGCCGGGCGGCACCTGCAGCGCCGCCATCAGGCCGGCGAGGCCTCCTCCAACGACGAGCACATCGGTCTCGTGATCCACGAATCTCCTCGTCCCCCCCCGGGCTCAACTCGATCGATCAGCCGTACGCCGCCAGCGCGCCCGTGCGGTCTCGTGAAAGTTTCTCCCCGCCAAATCGATGATCACCGTCAGGGGAAAATCCACCACCTCGAACCGGTACACGGCCTCGGGTCCCAGGTCCGGGTACGCCACGACATCGGCCCTGACGATGTGTTTGGCGAGAAGGGCGCCGAGTCCGCCAATCGCGGCGAAGTACACCGCGCCGTATTGCACGAAGGCCGCCGCCGCATCACCGTGCAGCTCCCCTTTGCCAATGATGCCCCGCACCCCGCTCGCCAGGAGCGCCGGCAGGTACGGAGCCAGCCGCGCGGTGGTGGTGGGCCCGGCCGATCCGACGACCTCGCCCGGCTTGGGGGGTGACGGGCCGACTGCGTACATCACCTGGCCTGCCAGCGCCACGGGCAGCGCGTGCCGCTCCTTCTCCGCAGAGACCAACCGGGCGGCACTCGCGTCTCGCAGCGTGAGCACGCAGCCGGTCAGCTCCACGGTGTCGCCAGCGTCGAGGCCGCGCAGGTCCGCGCCTGAAAGTCCCCGTTCGCAGTTCACTCGCAGAGGGCCGCTCATCGCGTCACAGCGTGGCCGTCGCGCGCCGGTTCGAATGGCAGCCGATGTTGACGGCCACCGGGAGGCCCGCGATGTGCGTGGGGTGCAGCTCGATGTTGACCGCCAGGGCCGTGACGGTTCCGCCCAGCCCTTGCGGCCCGATCCCGAGCTCGTTGATCGCCTCCAGCAGCTCGGCCTCCAGCTCGCGCACATGCGGTTGTGCGTGTCGCCGAGCGATCGGCCTCAGCACCGCCTTCTTCGCCAGGAGAGCGGCGGTCTCGAACGTCCCGCCCACGCCCACACCGACGATGAGAGGCGGGCAGGCATCGGCGCCGGCGCGGTCGACGGTCGCGATGACGAAGTCGCGAACGCCCTTTCGTCCGTCAGCCGGCGTCAGCATCGCGAGCGCGCTCTTGTTTTCGCTGCCGAATCCTTTTGATGCGACCGTCAGCGTGACGCGGTCGCCTGGCACCAGATCCACGTGAATGACGCCCGGTACGTCGCTCGCCGAGTTCCTGCGCAGCAGCGGCTCTCCGATCACCGACTGACGCAAGTACCCGTCGCGGGTGCCGTCCCGGATGCCATCGTAGATGGCCTCGTACACATCGCCGCCGACACAATGCACGTCCTGCCCCAGCTCGACGTGCACGACGGTCAGACCGCTGTCCTGGCACGCCGGACGTTTCTCGCTGGCCGCGACCTCGTAGTTGCTGATCAGTTGGGCGAGAACCCGCCGGCCGACCGGGGACTCTTCGCGATCGGCAGACGATCGAAGCGCCTCGAGGACGTCGTCCGGGATGCAGTAGTTCGCCTGCACGAGCAGGCGCGCCACGGCCGCCCGCAACGTCTGCACATCGAAGCGCCGCGGTGAGCGTTCGGCCACGTCGTCGTTCATCGGCGTTCCCGCTGCGATCGTTTCAGGATGGCCCGCGCGCGCTCGACCATGGGCCGATCCACCAGTCGATCGCCGACACGCAGGGCGCCCCGTCCTTCACGCTCGGCTTCTTCGTACGCGGTGACGATCTGTCGCGCCTGCCGCAGCGCCGTTGGCGCCGCGTCGAACGCCGCCTGGACAGGCGCGATCTGGTCTGGATGGATCAGCAGCTTGCCGCCGTATCCCAGGCGCGCCACGCGCCCGCACACGTTTCTCAGCCCCTGCAGATCGCCGAGGTTGGCGAAG containing:
- a CDS encoding fumarate hydratase C-terminal domain-containing protein, with product MSGPLRVNCERGLSGADLRGLDAGDTVELTGCVLTLRDASAARLVSAEKERHALPVALAGQVMYAVGPSPPKPGEVVGSAGPTTTARLAPYLPALLASGVRGIIGKGELHGDAAAAFVQYGAVYFAAIGGLGALLAKHIVRADVVAYPDLGPEAVYRFEVVDFPLTVIIDLAGRNFHETARARWRRTADRSS
- a CDS encoding fumarate hydratase, giving the protein MNDDVAERSPRRFDVQTLRAAVARLLVQANYCIPDDVLEALRSSADREESPVGRRVLAQLISNYEVAASEKRPACQDSGLTVVHVELGQDVHCVGGDVYEAIYDGIRDGTRDGYLRQSVIGEPLLRRNSASDVPGVIHVDLVPGDRVTLTVASKGFGSENKSALAMLTPADGRKGVRDFVIATVDRAGADACPPLIVGVGVGGTFETAALLAKKAVLRPIARRHAQPHVRELEAELLEAINELGIGPQGLGGTVTALAVNIELHPTHIAGLPVAVNIGCHSNRRATATL